In a genomic window of Nocardiopsis mwathae:
- a CDS encoding ABC transporter permease subunit, whose product MTDFLAYVDRQFDTILQQTILHASLIAQCILIAAVLGVGIGVLVHRNETAAALATGTTSIIFTIPSLAMLGLLITPLGLGVAPTVTAIVLYSLLPILRNTISGLKGVDPALVDAAHGIGMSRARVLVRVQFPLAWPAILAGLRVSTQLAMGIGAIAAFVKGPGLGELIFSALGRLGTADALNMALAGTLGIVLLALLFDLAFVLIGRLTTSRGIRIHA is encoded by the coding sequence GTGACCGACTTCCTGGCGTATGTCGATCGGCAGTTCGACACGATCCTGCAGCAGACGATCCTGCACGCCAGCCTGATCGCCCAGTGCATCCTCATCGCGGCGGTCCTGGGCGTGGGGATCGGAGTCCTGGTCCACCGGAACGAGACCGCGGCGGCGCTGGCCACCGGCACCACCAGCATCATCTTCACCATCCCGTCGCTGGCCATGCTCGGCCTGCTGATCACCCCGCTCGGACTGGGCGTGGCGCCCACGGTGACGGCGATCGTGCTCTACTCACTGCTGCCGATCCTGCGCAACACCATCTCCGGGCTCAAGGGGGTCGACCCCGCGCTGGTGGACGCCGCCCACGGCATCGGCATGAGCCGCGCCCGCGTCCTGGTCCGGGTCCAGTTCCCGCTCGCCTGGCCCGCGATCCTGGCCGGACTGCGTGTCTCCACCCAGCTCGCCATGGGCATCGGCGCCATCGCCGCCTTCGTCAAGGGGCCCGGCCTGGGCGAGCTGATCTTCAGCGCGCTGGGGCGGCTCGGCACGGCCGACGCGCTGAACATGGCGCTGGCCGGAACGCTCGGCATCGTCCTGCTCGCCCTGCTGTTCGACCTCGCCTTCGTCCTGATCGGCAGACTGACCACCTCACGAGGGATCCGAATCCATGCCTGA